AAGCAAGGAGGGGGTAGAATGATCTCCGGTTATAACGAGAACATCCGGCTTAGCTTCAAGCAAGATCGGGAGTGCCCTATCGACCTTCTCTATCACCTCTACCTTCTTCTCAAAGTTCCCATCTTCCCCGTAAGAGTCGCTTTTCTTTATATGTATGTAGAAGAAATCATATTTTTCTCTATTTTCTTTAACCACCTCAAAAGCGTGCTCCGGATCGGGCCCCGATTCCAAAGGCTCCATACCAACGAGCTGAGCCACTCCTCTGTACATAGGATAGTGAGCGATAGCAACGCACTTCAAGCCATAAAGCTCCTCCATCGTGGGTATATCAGGCGGAAGTGAAAATCCCCGAAGAAGAACGGTATTAGCCGGCTCTTCTCCCTTTAAAACCTCGGTAGCCATTTCTATAAACTTGTTAACAACGTTTTGAGCCCTCTCTGCTTCCGGCGAGAGAGCTTTAGCCTTCTGAGGAGGCAAGCCATTCTTCTGTGGGTCTGCATCAGTAAGCTTGTCCGAGAGCCCCTTTCCCCTGAATACCGCAACAAATCTATGTTCCATACCTGGGTAAAGATAAACCGAAACGCCGTCTATTTCCTTTATCCCCTGAGAAAGCTTGGCTGTAAGCTTCCTGTTAAGCTCGGTAGGTATCCTACCTGCACGCCTGTCAACTATAACGCCATCTTTAAGCGTAGCGTAATTTCCCCTACAGGTTAAATCCCCCTTTTTC
This is a stretch of genomic DNA from Synergistota bacterium. It encodes these proteins:
- a CDS encoding 2,3-bisphosphoglycerate-independent phosphoglycerate mutase, which encodes MKREELLRELIVRDMETKIFFLVIDGLGGVPMNRDETELEAASTPNMDELAYKSACGLHYPVMPGITPGSGAGHLALFGYDPIRYDIGRGILEALGVGADVKKGDLTCRGNYATLKDGVIVDRRAGRIPTELNRKLTAKLSQGIKEIDGVSVYLYPGMEHRFVAVFRGKGLSDKLTDADPQKNGLPPQKAKALSPEAERAQNVVNKFIEMATEVLKGEEPANTVLLRGFSLPPDIPTMEELYGLKCVAIAHYPMYRGVAQLVGMEPLESGPDPEHAFEVVKENREKYDFFYIHIKKSDSYGEDGNFEKKVEVIEKVDRALPILLEAKPDVLVITGDHSTPSLLKSHSWHPVPVLLWSPYVRPSRIASFGERECLKGSLGIIYGVDLMALVLANALRLKKYGA